A region from the Meiothermus sp. Pnk-1 genome encodes:
- a CDS encoding DNA repair protein RecN — MLERLEVKNLAVLEEVALEFGPGLTVLTGETGAGKSVLVDALSLLLGERAEGMIRPGAEALLVTAWFDGRVLSRRVTHSRSIPRVDGEVVSLRELAEETSRHLTIHAQHAALSLLGRKAQRELLDALVDPALLQAYREAYTHHQTLLAEQGRLEAAARERERRLDVLSFQLKEIEAAKIIPGEEAELKREAEKLRHAESLRERVGLASSLLSGEHDSVGQIAQALRELKAAAKHDEGLGGLGRDLEAALDGLKAVARELEDYLDSLEADPHRLEAVETRLALLERLQRKYGDSLEEVLAFAEAARRELAELERADERLAALAQEIQESRQELLHRGHLLSVARAQAAERLSKEATREIRTLGMPEARFRVELQPLGEPGPEGLEEVHWLFSANPGIGEAPLERAASGGELSRVMLALVLLTGVEARTVIFDEVDAGVGGEAAWQVAERLARLAQTRQVLVVTHLPQIAARAQRHFQVVKERGKVQVKAIEGEERVRELARMLSGSYSETALEHARELLAGAPLTPQSGVDPFV; from the coding sequence GTGCTCGAACGTTTGGAGGTAAAAAACCTAGCCGTTCTCGAGGAGGTCGCGCTCGAGTTCGGCCCCGGCCTGACCGTGCTGACCGGGGAGACCGGAGCGGGCAAGAGCGTGCTGGTGGATGCGCTATCGCTGCTGCTGGGAGAGCGGGCGGAGGGGATGATCCGCCCGGGCGCAGAAGCTCTGCTCGTGACGGCCTGGTTTGATGGGCGGGTGCTTTCGCGGCGGGTCACCCATAGCCGCAGCATCCCCCGCGTAGACGGTGAGGTGGTCTCGCTGCGGGAGCTAGCGGAAGAGACCAGCCGTCACCTCACCATCCACGCCCAGCACGCCGCGCTCTCGCTCCTGGGGCGCAAGGCCCAGCGGGAACTGCTGGACGCCCTGGTGGATCCGGCCTTGCTCCAGGCCTACCGTGAGGCCTACACCCACCACCAGACCCTGCTCGCCGAACAGGGGCGGCTCGAGGCCGCCGCCCGTGAACGCGAGCGACGTCTGGACGTGCTCTCCTTTCAGCTCAAGGAGATCGAGGCGGCCAAGATCATCCCCGGCGAAGAGGCCGAACTCAAGCGCGAGGCCGAAAAGTTGCGCCACGCCGAGAGCTTGCGTGAGCGGGTAGGGCTGGCCTCGAGCCTGCTCAGCGGGGAACACGACAGCGTAGGGCAGATAGCCCAGGCCCTCAGGGAACTCAAAGCCGCGGCCAAGCATGACGAGGGGTTAGGGGGCCTTGGCCGCGACCTCGAGGCCGCCCTGGACGGCCTCAAGGCGGTAGCCCGCGAGCTCGAGGACTACCTGGATAGCCTGGAGGCCGACCCCCACCGGCTAGAGGCGGTGGAAACCCGGCTGGCCCTGCTCGAGCGCTTGCAGCGCAAGTACGGCGACAGCCTGGAGGAGGTGCTGGCCTTTGCCGAGGCGGCGCGGCGAGAGCTGGCCGAGCTCGAGCGGGCCGACGAGCGCCTGGCTGCCCTGGCCCAGGAGATCCAGGAATCCCGGCAAGAACTCCTGCACCGGGGGCATCTGCTCTCTGTGGCCCGCGCACAGGCCGCGGAGCGGCTCTCCAAGGAGGCCACGCGGGAAATTCGCACCTTGGGGATGCCCGAGGCCCGCTTCCGGGTAGAACTGCAACCCCTAGGCGAGCCGGGGCCGGAGGGGCTCGAAGAGGTGCACTGGCTCTTCAGCGCCAACCCCGGCATCGGCGAGGCCCCGCTAGAGCGGGCGGCCTCCGGGGGTGAGCTTTCGCGGGTGATGCTAGCGCTGGTGCTGCTCACCGGGGTAGAAGCGAGAACGGTAATCTTTGACGAGGTAGACGCCGGGGTGGGGGGAGAGGCGGCCTGGCAAGTAGCGGAGCGCCTGGCACGGCTGGCCCAAACCCGCCAGGTGCTGGTGGTGACCCACCTGCCCCAAATCGCCGCCCGGGCCCAGCGCCACTTTCAGGTGGTCAAAGAGCGGGGGAAAGTCCAGGTGAAGGCCATCGAGGGAGAAGAGCGGGTACGGGAACTGGCCCGGATGCTCTCGGGTTCATACTCGGAGACCGCCCTTGAGCACGCCCGCGAGCTGCTGGCCGGGGCTCCCTTGACCCCCCAAAGCGGGGTTGACCCCTTCGTATAA
- a CDS encoding sulfurtransferase encodes MAEFQLPTPLVSAAWLIEHLADEKLRIVDVRFSLADPLAGYMAYREGHIPGAVYLNLEADLSAPLRPDRKGGRHPLPAPEAFAKTLSQAGIGNEHWVVAYDDSGMVAPRLWWMLRWLGHDAVAVLDGGVKAYLEAGGKLEPGIATYPPTTFTPHPRPEMLLDAEAVAGRSADTVLIDSRAPERYRGEVEPLDPVAGHIPGAINRNWADGLDASGRFKPAQAQRARFAEVEGKDLIVYCGSGVSAAANLLALEVAGIKGARLYAGSWSDWVSDPSRPVAKGEEG; translated from the coding sequence ATGGCCGAGTTTCAGCTTCCTACCCCCTTGGTCAGTGCCGCGTGGCTGATAGAGCATCTGGCGGATGAGAAGTTGCGCATCGTGGACGTGCGGTTCTCGCTGGCCGACCCGCTGGCGGGGTACATGGCCTATCGCGAGGGGCATATCCCCGGCGCGGTTTACCTGAACCTCGAGGCCGACCTCTCGGCTCCCCTCCGGCCCGACCGCAAGGGGGGCCGCCACCCCCTGCCCGCCCCGGAAGCCTTTGCCAAGACGCTCTCCCAGGCGGGCATCGGTAACGAGCACTGGGTGGTAGCCTACGACGATAGCGGCATGGTAGCCCCCCGGCTATGGTGGATGCTGCGCTGGTTAGGCCACGACGCGGTCGCAGTGTTGGACGGCGGGGTGAAGGCGTACCTGGAGGCGGGGGGAAAGCTCGAGCCGGGTATCGCCACCTATCCCCCCACGACCTTCACCCCCCACCCCCGCCCCGAGATGCTCTTGGATGCCGAGGCGGTAGCGGGCCGCTCAGCCGATACGGTCTTGATTGATTCTCGAGCCCCGGAGCGCTACCGCGGCGAGGTCGAACCGCTAGACCCGGTGGCCGGGCATATTCCCGGGGCTATCAACCGCAACTGGGCCGATGGTTTGGACGCCAGTGGCCGCTTCAAACCTGCCCAAGCGCAACGGGCGCGTTTCGCCGAGGTCGAAGGTAAAGACCTCATCGTCTACTGCGGTTCAGGGGTGAGCGCTGCGGCGAATCTGCTGGCCCTCGAGGTCGCGGGGATCAAAGGGGCCAGGCTCTATGCCGGCTCTTGGAGCGACTGGGTGAGCGACCCCTCGCGGCCCGTGGCCAAGGGGGAAGAGGGCTGA